One Raphanus sativus cultivar WK10039 unplaced genomic scaffold, ASM80110v3 Scaffold0973, whole genome shotgun sequence DNA segment encodes these proteins:
- the LOC108844516 gene encoding low-temperature-induced 65 kDa protein, producing MDMQSQMTRPYGHDQAEDPIRIHHPEEEENHEKGATKVLKKVKEKAKKIKNSLTKHGHEHDQDADEEDDYEYDEPDPEVHGAPVYESFAVRGGVTGHPESLSHPGETNLPAPEEIIPPGTKVFPVVTTDYTKPVEPEPLQDISYGHEAPFHPVTDVPSHPPRVFDVSEREESREDHQMPMHAPPPASLLSSTEDVTRTFAPGDDEDLGGQRRVNIGRPRGLEEDPAAPGGGSSYLSGVSNYQTKVTDPTHGGGGEAGVPAIVESLGKMKVRDESPVHKSGRDFEREIPTRSHEFGREDDSGTDKNSQTVLTSGSIAGLGEEFPARSHESGVKDTAKGSEETGPGLEKHLPTRSDDVKVENVLGRDYLPTGTHDQFSPELSRPKERDEFKETHEFKPTSYTEKIGSATSYVTDKAVAAKNAVASKLGYSGESGGQEQSRVGLGDETTPRSATGYGQKVAGTVTEKLTPVYGKVKETGSSVMTKLPLSGSGSGAEEKQHVGEKGVSTRDYLAEKLRPGEEDKALSEVIAEKLHLGGGDKKRTMVKEMEVTVEKIPTDQLLDEKEKCVSVKGGVTSWFHGTTEEVKPKTSDSVDDKSAQSLGSTVGTTGFSDSGGALPGQRGL from the exons ATGGATATGCAGTCGCAGATGACACGTCCTTATGGTCATGATCAAGCAGAGGATCCAATCAGAATTCATCATCCAG aggaagaagagaatcatGAGAAGGGAGCAACTAAAGTGTTgaagaaagtgaaagaaaaggCTAAGAAGATCAAGAACAGTCTCACTAAACATGGTCATGAGCACGATCAAGATGCGGACGAAGAAGATGACTACGAATACGACGAGCCAGATCCAGAAGTGCACGGCGCACCAG TGTATGAGTCATTCGCCGTAAGAGGCGGCGTAACGGGACACCCTGAGTCTCTTTCTCATCCCGGAGAAACTAATCTTCCGGCACCGGAAGAGATTATTCCACCGGGGACAAAGGTGTTCCCCGTCGTCACAACAGATTACACCAAACCCGTCGAACCTGAGCCGTTACAAGATATCTCTTACGGACACGAGGCACCGTTTCATCCCGTAACGGATGTACCATCTCATCCTCCCAGAGTGTTCGACGTGTcggagagagaagagagcagaGAGGATCATCAGATGCCGATGCACGCTCCTCCTCCTGCCTCTCTGCTTTCATCAACAGAGGATGTGACGAGGACGTTTGCTCCCGGTGACGATGAGGACCTCGGCGGTCAACGGAGAGTCAACATTGGAAGGCCTAGAGGGTTGGAGGAAGATCCGGCTGCTCCAGGGGGAGGGTCGAGTTATCTTAGTGGTGTGTCTAATTATCAGACCAAGGTTACTGATCCAACTCATGGAG GAGGTGGAGAAGCTGGAGTACCGGCGATTGTTGAGTCTCTGGGTAAGATGAAAGTGAGAGATGAGTCTCCTGTTCATAAATCAGGAAGAGACTTTGAAAGAGAGATTCCGACAAGAAGCCATGAGTTTGGTCGGGAGGACGATTCTGGAACGGACAAGAACTCGCAGACGGTTTTGACCAGCGGATCAATAGCTGGGCTTGGGGAAGAGTTTCCGGCGAGAAGTCATGAGTCTGGTGTGAAGGATACGGCGAAGGGAAGCGAGGAGACGGGACCTGGACTGGAGAAACATCTGCCGACGAGAAGTGACGATGTGAAAGTGGAGAATGTGTTGGGAAGAGACTACTTACCGACGGGGACTCACGATCAGTTCTCGCCGGAGCTCTCTCGTCcgaaagagagagatgaatTCAAGGAGACGCACGAGTTTAAACCCACTTCCTACACAGAGAAGATAGGTTCAGCGACGTCGTATGTAACCGACAAAGCTGTAGCGGCCAAGAACGCTGTCGCGTCGAAGCTCGGCTACTCCGGAGAAAGCGGTGGGCAAGAGCAGAGCCGTGTTGGACTTGGAGATGAAACAACTCCGAGATCTGCCACGGGATACGGGCAGAAAGTGGCGGGAACTGTAACGGAGAAGTTGACTCCGGTCTACGGAAAGGTCAAAGAGACGGGATCCAGCGTGATGACGAAGTTACCGCTTTCGGGAAGTGGAAGTGGAGCGGAAGAGAAGCAGCACGTGGGAGAAAAAGGTGTGTCGACTAGAGATTACTTGGCGGAGAAGCTGAGACCTGGAGAAGAAGATAAAGCCTTGTCGGAGGTGATTGCTGAGAAACTTCATCTCGGAGGAGGAGATAAGAAGAGGACAATGGTAAAGGAAATGGAAGTGACGGTGGAGAAGATCCCTACCGACCAGTTATtagatgaaaaagaaaaatgtgtgTCGGTTAAAGGAGGGGTCACTTCTTGGTTCCATGGTACAACAGAGGAAGTGAAGCCGAAAACTTCAGATTCCGTGGACGACAAGTCTGCACAGTCTCTTGGCTCCACCGTTG GGACTACGGGGTTTTCGGATTCTGGTGGAGCTCTGCCGGGGCAGAGGGGACTTTAA